CCGACGAGGCCTTTGAGCAAAGGATGCCCAAGAAGGGGCTCATCACCAAACGGGAGGTGCGGCTTTTGGCCTTGGGGCTCCTCGGCCTTCCCCCGGACGGGGTCCTTTGGGACATCGGCGCCGGAACGGGGAGCGTGGGGATTGAGGCGGCGAGGCTTGCCCCCTGGGGGGAGGTCTACGCCGTGGAGAAAAACCCCGAGTCCTGGCCCCACATCGTGGAGAACGCCCGCCGCTTCGGGGCCTTTAACCTCCACCTGGTCAAGGGGGAGGCCCCAGAGGCCCTAAAGGGCCTCCCCGCCCCCCACGCCGTCTTCGTGGGGGGAAGCGGGGGGGAGCTTGAGGAGATCCTCCGGGTGAGCCTAAAGGCCCTGAGGCCCGGGGGGAGGCTCGTGGTGGCGGCCATCACCCTGGAGAACCTCCTTGCGGCCTACGGCTTCCTGAAGGGAACGGGGCTCCCCCTGGAGGGCTTCCAGGTCCAGGCGAGCCGGGTGGTGCCCCTCGCCCGCTACCACCGCCTCGAGGCGCAAAACCCCATCACCCTCCTCGCCGTGACCAAGGAGGGCGCATGAAGCTCTACCTGATCGGCCTGGGCCCCGGCGACCCCGAGCTCCTCACCCTGAAGGCGCTAAGGCTCATCCAAAGGCTTCCCGTCCTCTTCTACCCCAAGGAGGAGGGGAGGGAGCCCGTCGCCCTGGGAATCGCCCGGCCCTTCCTCCCCGAGGGCAAGCCCCTCCTCCCCTTGCCCCTCTTCACCGGAGGGGACCCCAAGGAGGCGGAGAGGGCGAGGAGGGAGGCGGCCCGCAGGGTCCGGGAGGCCCTTTCCCGCTACGGGGAAGGGGGGTACCTGGTCCTCGGGGACAGCCTCCTCTACGCCTCTCCCCTGAACCTCCTCCCCCACCTGGAGGGGGTGGCGGTGGAGGCCGTTCCCGGGATCAGCGCCCACCAGCTGGCGGCGGCCAGCCTCCTCAAGCCCATCGCCCTGGGGGAGGAGGGGTTCGCCGCGGTGACGGGGCTTGGCCCCGTGGACCCAGAGGGCCTAGACCGCTTCCAGAGCGTCTTCGTCTACAAGGCCAAGGACCTCGAGGCCCTGGAAAGGGCCTTTCCCGACCGGGAGGGGTGGGCCTTTTTGCGCCTGGGGATGCCGGGGGAACGGGTCCTGCCCCTGGGGGCGGCCAAGGGGGTGGCGCGGGACTATTGGACCCTGGTGGGGCTTTGGCGAAAAGGAGGGGAAGGATGAGGCCCGTGGTGCACGTGGTGGGCGGGGGGCCCGGGGACCCGGAGCTCCTCACGGTGAAGGGGGCGAGGCTTTTGGGAGAGGCCCGCTTCGTCCTCTACACGGGAAGCCTCTTCCCCGAAGGGGCCTTGCGGGAGCTTGCCCCAAAAGCGGCGCTTCTGGACTCCAAGGGGATGACCTTGGAGGAGATCGTCCTGGCCCTGGCCGAGGAGGCCCGGAAGGGCGGGGGGGTGGTCCGGCTCCACTCGGGGGACCCGGGGCTTTACGGGACCCTTCTGGAGGAGAAGGAGGCCCTCGAGGCCCTAGGGGTGGGGGTGGAGGTGGTGCCCGGGGTCACGGCGGCCTTCGCCCTGGCGGCGAGGGCGGGCCTCTCCCTCACCGCCCCCGGGGTGGCCCAGGCGGTGGCCTTCACCCGGCTTGGGGTCAGGACCCCTGTCCCCGAGGGCCAGGACCCCAAAAGCCTTGCCCGCAAGGGGCTAACCCTTGCGGTCTACCTCTCGGGGATGCACCCAAGGAGGCTATCCCGGGAGCTTCTGGAGGCGGGGCTTCCCGGGGACACCCCGGTGCTCTACGGGCACAAGGTGGCCCAACCGGGGGAGGAGGTGGGGCTCACGGACCTTAAGGGCCTCGCCCACCTCCCCGCCCGGGACACCACGGTCTATCTGGTGGGAGAAGCTTTACGGGCCAAGGGGGTAAGGAGCCTGCTTTACGACCCCAGCTTTAAACACCGCTATAGGAGGTGAGGGCATGGGAGAACTCTTTCTGGTGGGCATGGGCCCCGGGGACCTTCCGGGCCTTACCCAAAGGGCCCGGGAGGCCCTGGAAGGGGCGGAGGTGGTCATCGGCTACAGCACCTACGTGAAGCTCCTTGAAGAGATGGGGCTCCTTGCGGGGAAGGAGGTGGTCAGGAAGGGCATGACCGAGGAGCTGGACCGGGCGGAGGAGGCCCTGGAGCGGGCCCTTTCCGGCCAAAGGGTGGCCCTCGTCTCCGGGGGAGACCCGGGGATCTACGGGATGGCGGCCCCCGTCTTGGAGCTCATGGAAGAGCGGGGCCTAAAGCGGGTGGACGGGGGGGTGGGCCTTCCCGGAAGGTTCGCCGGGGAGGAAGGGGAGGTTTTCCTCGCCGTCATCCCCGGGGTCACGGCGGCCAACGCCGTGGCGAGCCTCCTGGGAAGCCCCCTGGCCCACGACACCTGCCTCATCAGCCTCTCCGACCTCCTCACCCCCTGGCCCCTCATAGAGCGGAGGCTCCACGCCGCGGGGCAGGGGGACTTCGTGGTGGTCCTCTACAACCCCCAAAGCAAAAGGCGGGACTGGCAGCTTAGGAAAAGCGCCGAGATCCTCCTGGAATACCGCCCCAAGGAGACCCCGGCCGCCTTGGTGAAGAGCGCCTACCGCAAGCGGCAGGAGGTCGCCCTCACCACCCTGGAAGGGCTTAGGGAGGCGGAGGCGGGCATGCTCACCACGGTGGTCATCGGCAACCGCCAAAGCCGCTTTTACGAGGGCACCTTCCTCACCCCCAGGGGCTACGCCCTGAAGTACGACCTGGACACCAAGGAAGCCCTCCCCGGGGAAACCCCGGGGCTCTCCCTGGTCAGCCCCGAAGGGGCTAGCTCGGGGAGGCGGGATGCCTGAGCTTGGGCCCTTGCGCCCTGAGAGGGTGGCCGTCTACACCCTCACCCTCCCCGGCCTCGCCGTGGCGGAGAGGATCCATCGGGTCCTCCCCGGGAGCACCCTCTACGCCGCGGCCAAGTACCGGGGCCTCTTGGAGGGGGCGGTCTACTTTGAGGAGCCGATCAAGGAACTCCTCCTCAAGACCTGGCCCCTCCACGACGGCCACGTCTTCGTCATGGCCTCGGGGATCGTCCTCCGGGCCATCGCCCCCCTGATCCTGGACAAACGGGTGGACCCCGCCGTCTTGGTGGTGGACCTCAAGGGACGCTACTTCGTCCCCCTCCTCGCCGGGCACCTGGGCGGGGCGAACCCCTTAGCCCGCCACCTCGCCGAGGCCCTGGGGGGCGAGGCCGTCCTCACCACGGGGACGGACAGCCTAAACGCCCCCGCCCCCGACCTCCTGGCGAAGGCCCTGGGGGCCCGGGTCCCCGACTGGAGCCCCCTCAAGGAGGTCTCCGCCCTCCTGGTGGACGGGAGGCCCGTGGGCTTCTGGTCGGACTGCGTGGACCTAAGCCCTTTGGGGCGCTACCCCATGGTGCGGGTGCTCAAGGAGCCCAGGACGGAAGGGGTTGAGGGGATGGTCCTCTTCACCGTGCGCAAAGCCTTCCCCCTTCCCGTCCCCGCCCTCTTCGCCCACCCCCCTGCCCTGGTCCTGGGGATCGGGTGCAACCGGGGAACCCCCCTGGAGGAGATCCGGCGGGAGGTCTTCGCCTTCTTGGAGGAAGGGGGCTTCGCCCGGGAAAGCCTTAGGGTCCTGGCCACCGCCGAGCTCAAGCGGGACGAGGCGGGGCTTTTGGCCTTCGCCGAGGAGGTGGGCCTCCCCTTGCGCTTTTACCCCAAGGAGGTCTTGAACGCCCAGAGGATCCCCAACCCCTCGGAGGCCGTCTTCCGCCACACGGGGCTATGGGGGGTGGCCGAGGCCGCCGTCTTGGCGGAAGGGGCGAGGCTCCTCGTGGAGAAGACGAAGCGGGGGAACCTCACCCTGGCCCTGGGGGTCCTATCCCTGGGGATCCCCGAGGAGGCCCTGCCGTGATCCTCCTCGCCGCCCACGGCTCCCCCGACCCGAGGGCCCAGGCCCTGGCCCAGGGGCTCAGGAAGGGACTGGAAAGGCGGCTCGGGGAGGAGGTGCTTTTGGGCTTCATCGAGCACCAAAGCCCCACCCTCCTGGAAAGTGCCCTGGAGCTTGCAAGGCGGGGAGGGGGAGTGGTCCTTCCCCTCCTCCTCCTCGGGGCGGGGCACCTGAAGGCCGACCTGCCCCTCGCTCTGGAGGCGGCCAGGGTCAGGTACCCCAAGGCCCGCTTCCTCCTCGCCCGCCCCCTCGGCACCCACCCCGCCCTGGTGGCCCTCTGGGCGGAGCGGCTTAGGCGCAGGGGGGCCACGCCCCAGGACGGGGCGGTCCTGGTCCTGAGGGGGGGCACCGACCCGGGGGCGAACGCGGAAGGGGCGGCCCTCGCCCGGCTCATAGAGGAGAAAACCGGGGTGCCCACGGTACCCGCCTACGCCGCCAAGGCGAGGCCCACGCCCAGGGAGGCCCTTCTGCGCCTCGCCGCCTTGAGGCCGAGGAGGGTTTTCCTCCTCCCCCACCTCTTCTTCCGGGGGGTGGTGGAGGAGAGGCTGAGGGGCCGGGCAGGGGGCCTGGACCTGGAGGTCCTCCCCCCCCTCATGGGCCACCCCGCCCTCCTCGAGGCCCTCGAGGGCCGCTACCGCGAGGCCCTGGAGGGCGGGTACGCCCCCTGCGACACCTGCCGCTACCGCTTTCCCCTGGGCCGCTTCGCCCCGAGGCGGGAGGCCCAGATCGCGGGGCTAAGGGCCCTCCGCCACGCCCTCTTCGCCCCGGGCCGCCACCCCCACGGGCCCTTCACCCACCTCCTCCTCTGCACCGGGGAGGACTGCCGGGAAAGGGGGGCCCTGGGGCTTCTGCGCCGCTTGGAGGAGGGCCTGAGGGACCTCGGGCCCCTGGTCCAGCTCACCCCCACCCCTTGCCTCAGCCGCTGCGGCAAGGGGCCCGTCCTCATCGCCTACCCCGAGGGGGTGGTCTACGGGGGGCTCTCCCCGGAGGACGTCCTCCCCCTGCGGAAGGCCCACCTGGAAGGGGGGGAGGTCTATCGGGAAAAGCTTTTGGAGGTGATCTAGATGGCATGCCACGAGCTTTCGGCCCTGAGGATCGCGATCGGCGAGCTTTTGGAGAAGGAAGCCCACGACCTCCTCCACGAGCGGGAGGAGCTTGCCCCCGTGCTCGGGCAACGGCCCGAGCTCAAGCGCCTCGCCGAGGCCAAGACCCTCCCCGCCCTGGAGGAAGCCCTGAGGGAGGCCCTCCTCCACCTGGAGGAAAGGGCCGCCCAGGAGCCCGAAGAGCCCTACTGGCGGGGGCTTCTCCTGGCGGTGGAGGCCATGGAGGGGCGCCTGAAGGCCTTGAGGGCAGAGGCCGAGGCCCTCTACCAGGACCTGGACGCCCTTCACGGGAGGCTCCACCGCCTCTTCCCGAGGAGGCGATGAGGGGGAAGGTCTACCTGGTGGGGGCGGGGTTTGGAGGTCCGGAGCACCTCACCCTGAAGGCCCTGAGGGTCTTGGAGGTGGCCGAGGTGGTCCTCCACGACCGCCTGGTCCACCCCGGCGTCCTCGCCCTGGCCAAGGGAGAGCTCGTCCCCGTGGGCAAGGAGGGCTACGGGGGAAAGACCCCCCAGGAGGCCATCACGGCGAGGCTCATCGCCCTGGCCCGGGAGGGGCGGGTGGTGGCCCGGCTCAAGGGGGGGGACCCCATGGTCTTCGGGCGGGGCGGGGAGGAGGCCTTGGCCTTGAGGCGGGCGGGCATCCCCTTTGAGGTGGTCCCGGGGGTGACGAGCGCCGTGGGAGCCCTTTCCGCCCTGGGCCTCCCCCTCACCCACCGGGGGCTTGCCCGGAGCTTCGCCGTGGCCACGGGGCACGACCCCGCCCTCCCCCTCCCCCGGGCGGACACCCTGGTCCTCCTCATGCCCCTCCACACCCTGGGAGGGCTCAAGGAAAGGCTTTTGGAACGCTTTCCTCCGGAAACCCCCCTCGCCCTCCTCGCCCGGGTGGGCTGGCCGGGGGAGGCGGTGCGGCTGGGCCGGGTGGAAGACCTCCCGGGCCTCGGGGAAGGGCTCCCCTCCCCGGCCCTCCTGGTGGTGGGGAAGGTGGTGGGGCTTTATGGCGAACTCCTCCCGAAGGACCACGGCCTTTAGCGAAGCGGAGAAAGCGGCGGTCTACCGGGCCCTCCTTACCCGCCGGGACATCCGCCACTTCCGGCCCGACCCCATTCCGGAGGAAGTTCTGGAAAGGCTCTACCAAGCCTTCCACGCCGCCCCAAGTGTGGGGCTCACCCAACCCTGGGCCATCGTGGAGATCCGGGAAAGGGCGACAAAAGAAAGGGTCTTCGCCCTCCACCAAGAGGCAAGGGCCCGGGAGAGGGCCCTTTTTCAGGGAAAAGCCCAGCGGGTCTACGACCGTCTGCGGCTTGAAGGGCTCCTCGAGGCCCCCCTGCACCTCGCCGTCTTCCAAAGGCCCGTCGCGAGGAGCCTCGGCCACCACACCATGCCCGAGACCCTCGCCTACTCCGTGGTGCTGGCCGTGGGCAACCTCTGGACCGCCGCCCGGGCCGAGGGGATCGGGGTGGGTTGGGTGAGCATCCTGGAACCCGAAGCGGTGGCCAGGCTTCTGGGAGCCCCACCGGACTACCGGCTTCTGGCCTACCTCTGCCTGGGCTACCCCCGCGCCTGGCCGGACGAACCCCTTTTAGAGCGGGCGGGCTGGCGCCAAAGGGAGCCCCTTTTGCGCTACCGGGAGCGCTTCCCGTGAGCCTCCTCCTCGCCCTCCTCCTGGACGCCCTCTTCGGGGAGCCCCCTTCCCGGCTCCACCCCGTGGTCTGGATGGGGCGGTACCTCGCCTGGGCCTGGAGGAGGGTCCGGGGTTTCCCGTCCGGGGCCTTCTACTGGGCTTTGGGGGCCCTCCTCTTCGCCCTGCCCGCCTTTCTCCTGGACCTCCTCCTGAGGCCCTTGGCCTGGGGGTGGGTGGTCCTGGGCCTCCTCCTCAAGCCCCTCTTCAGCCTGAGGATGCTCCTCTTGGAGGTCTTTGGGGTGGAGAAGGCCCTGGAAGAGGGCCTCGAGGCGGGAAGAAGGCGCCTTTCCCGCATCGTGAGCCGGAGAACGGAAGACCTCTCCGCGGAGGAGGTGCGGGAGGCCGCCCTGGAAAGCCTCGCGGAGAACCTCTCGGATAGCCTCCTCGCCCCCCTCCTCTACTACGCCCTCTTCGGCCTCGGGGGGGCCGCCCTCTACCGCTACGCCAACACCGCCGACGCCATGTGGGGCTACCCGGAGCACGGGGCCAGGGGCGCCTTCGCCGCCCGGGCGGACGACCTCCTGAACCTGCTTCCGGCCCGGCTCACCGGGCTTCTCCTCTGCCCCCCGGGGCTTTGGGGGAGGCTTTTGCAGGAGGCCCGCAAGACCCCCTCCCCCAACGCGGGCTTCCCCATGGCCGCCCTGGCCTTGAGGCTCGGGGTGCGCCTGAGGAAGCGGGGGGCCTACGCCCTGAACCCCCTGGCCCCCTCCCCCAAGGCTTCCCACACCCGGAAGGCCCTCTGGCTCGTGGGGGGCCTGGGCTACGGGGTGGGCCTCCTCCTCGCGGCGGCCACGGGGCTTTGGTAGGCTTTGGAGGTGGAGCGGAGCCGGGACTTCCTGCTTCAGGCCAAGCGGGACCTGGAGCAGGCCAGGCTTTCCCTGCGGGAAGGGTTTTTTGAGTGGGCGGCCTTCGCGGCGCAACAGGCGGCGGAAAAGGCGGTGAAGGCCGTCTTCCAGAGGCTGGGAGCCGTGGCCTGGGGCCACTCGGTGGCGGGCCTCCTGGAGGAGCTGGCCCAAAAGCTCCCCGTGCCCGAGGCGTTGCTGGATGCCGCCAGTGAGCTGGACAAGGCCTACATCCCAAGCCGGTACCCCGACGCCTTGCCGGAGGGCGCCCCTTTTCAGCGCTACCGGCGGGGCGAGGCCGAGCGCCTTTTGGGACACGCGGAGGCGGTGTATGCCTACTGTGAAGGTGTTCTATCCCAGATGGACGAGGGAGGAGCTCCTCCTCCGCCTCGAGGAGGGGCTTAAGGCCCTGGAGAAGGAGGTTCCCCTCCTCGAGGCCTGGCTCTTCGGCTCCTGGGCCCGGGGAAGAGCCTCGGTGGGAAGCGACGTGGACCTCCTCCTCCTCTACCAGGGGCCCCGCCGGGAGGACCTCCACCGCCTGGCCCGAAAGGCTTTCCCCGGCCTTCCCCTAGAGCTCCACGCCTACACCGAGGAGGAGGCGGCCCGCCTCGAGGCCGTCCTCGCCCGGATGCGGGAGGGGGCCCTCCGCCTCCGTCCTTAGCCTGGGCCCCACTCGGCCTCCCGCGGCTTCCCTACCATGGAAGGCATGCTGGACGACGTCCTCCGCCCCATCCACGGGGGCACCGACGAGGGCCCCGAGCCCCTCTACGACTTCTCCACCAACGCCAACGCCCTAGGCCCCAACCCCGTGGCCCTGGCCTACCTGCGAAGGGCCGACCCGAGCCGCTACCCCGACCCCCTCTACCGGAGGCTACGCCGGGCCCTGGCCGAGGCCCACGGGGTCTCTCCCGAACAGGTGGCCGTGGGCACGGGGACGAGCGAGCTCATCCACCGCCTGGCCCGCTGGACCTACCTGCGGGGGCCCATCCTCCTCCTCCCCCCCACCTTCGGCGAGTACGCCCGGGCCGCCCGGGCCCTGGATCTGCCCCTCTGGGAGGCGGAAAGCCCCGAGGCCTTCCTGGAGCTCCTTCCCAAAAGTTCCCTCGCCTTCCTCTGCGTGCCCAACAACCCCACGGGGGAGGTCTACCCCTTCCTGGAGGAGGCGGCCAGGCGCGCAGGGGGCGCCCTGGTCCTGGACCTCGCCTACTACGACCTCATGGAATCCCCCCCGCCCCTCCCCCAAACGGCCTTCCGCCTCTACAGCCCCAACAAGGCCCACGGCCTCACGGGGGTCAGGGCGGGGTACCTCCTGGCCCCCCTGGACCTCACCCACTTCCAGAACCTGGCCCCTTCCTGGCCCCTCTCCGTCTACGGGGAGGCCTTCCTCCACGCCCACCTGGACCCGGAGGCCCGGGCCTGGCTGGAGGGGAGCAAAAGGGAGCTCTTCCGCCTCCGGGGCCTCCTCGCCGAGGGGCTTAGGAGGCTTGGCCTCGAGGTCCGGGAAAGCCCCGCCAACTTCCTCATGGTGCGGGTGGGAAGGGCCACGGAGGTGGCGAAGGCCCTGAGGGAAAGGGGCATAAGGGTGCGGGACTGCACCAGTTTTGGCCTCCCCGAGTGGCTCAGGCTTTCCGCCCAGAGGGAGGAGGCCATAAGGGCCCTCCTCCTCGCCCTGGAGGAGGTCCTCGCGGGTAAACTCAGGGCATGACCCCGGAGCTTGCCCGCTACCTGGAGGAGGCCAAGAAGGCCCTGGAGGACGCCCAAACAATCCTCAAGGCCGTGGAGGTGCGCCTTGGGAAGGGCTAAGGCCCTCATCGTCTGGGGCACGGGAAGCGGGGTGGGGAAAAGCCTCTTCGCGGCAGGGCTTCTCCGCCACTTCAAAA
The sequence above is drawn from the Thermus thermophilus HB8 genome and encodes:
- a CDS encoding CbiX/SirB N-terminal domain-containing protein, which translates into the protein MILLAAHGSPDPRAQALAQGLRKGLERRLGEEVLLGFIEHQSPTLLESALELARRGGGVVLPLLLLGAGHLKADLPLALEAARVRYPKARFLLARPLGTHPALVALWAERLRRRGATPQDGAVLVLRGGTDPGANAEGAALARLIEEKTGVPTVPAYAAKARPTPREALLRLAALRPRRVFLLPHLFFRGVVEERLRGRAGGLDLEVLPPLMGHPALLEALEGRYREALEGGYAPCDTCRYRFPLGRFAPRREAQIAGLRALRHALFAPGRHPHGPFTHLLLCTGEDCRERGALGLLRRLEEGLRDLGPLVQLTPTPCLSRCGKGPVLIAYPEGVVYGGLSPEDVLPLRKAHLEGGEVYREKLLEVI
- a CDS encoding cobalt-precorrin 5A hydrolase, whose translation is MPELGPLRPERVAVYTLTLPGLAVAERIHRVLPGSTLYAAAKYRGLLEGAVYFEEPIKELLLKTWPLHDGHVFVMASGIVLRAIAPLILDKRVDPAVLVVDLKGRYFVPLLAGHLGGANPLARHLAEALGGEAVLTTGTDSLNAPAPDLLAKALGARVPDWSPLKEVSALLVDGRPVGFWSDCVDLSPLGRYPMVRVLKEPRTEGVEGMVLFTVRKAFPLPVPALFAHPPALVLGIGCNRGTPLEEIRREVFAFLEEGGFARESLRVLATAELKRDEAGLLAFAEEVGLPLRFYPKEVLNAQRIPNPSEAVFRHTGLWGVAEAAVLAEGARLLVEKTKRGNLTLALGVLSLGIPEEALP
- a CDS encoding cobalt-precorrin-4/precorrin-4 C(11)-methyltransferase; protein product: MRPVVHVVGGGPGDPELLTVKGARLLGEARFVLYTGSLFPEGALRELAPKAALLDSKGMTLEEIVLALAEEARKGGGVVRLHSGDPGLYGTLLEEKEALEALGVGVEVVPGVTAAFALAARAGLSLTAPGVAQAVAFTRLGVRTPVPEGQDPKSLARKGLTLAVYLSGMHPRRLSRELLEAGLPGDTPVLYGHKVAQPGEEVGLTDLKGLAHLPARDTTVYLVGEALRAKGVRSLLYDPSFKHRYRR
- the cobA gene encoding uroporphyrinogen-III C-methyltransferase, whose amino-acid sequence is MRGKVYLVGAGFGGPEHLTLKALRVLEVAEVVLHDRLVHPGVLALAKGELVPVGKEGYGGKTPQEAITARLIALAREGRVVARLKGGDPMVFGRGGEEALALRRAGIPFEVVPGVTSAVGALSALGLPLTHRGLARSFAVATGHDPALPLPRADTLVLLMPLHTLGGLKERLLERFPPETPLALLARVGWPGEAVRLGRVEDLPGLGEGLPSPALLVVGKVVGLYGELLPKDHGL
- a CDS encoding DUF3209 family protein; amino-acid sequence: MACHELSALRIAIGELLEKEAHDLLHEREELAPVLGQRPELKRLAEAKTLPALEEALREALLHLEERAAQEPEEPYWRGLLLAVEAMEGRLKALRAEAEALYQDLDALHGRLHRLFPRRR
- a CDS encoding pyridoxal phosphate-dependent aminotransferase — translated: MLDDVLRPIHGGTDEGPEPLYDFSTNANALGPNPVALAYLRRADPSRYPDPLYRRLRRALAEAHGVSPEQVAVGTGTSELIHRLARWTYLRGPILLLPPTFGEYARAARALDLPLWEAESPEAFLELLPKSSLAFLCVPNNPTGEVYPFLEEAARRAGGALVLDLAYYDLMESPPPLPQTAFRLYSPNKAHGLTGVRAGYLLAPLDLTHFQNLAPSWPLSVYGEAFLHAHLDPEARAWLEGSKRELFRLRGLLAEGLRRLGLEVRESPANFLMVRVGRATEVAKALRERGIRVRDCTSFGLPEWLRLSAQREEAIRALLLALEEVLAGKLRA
- the cbiB gene encoding adenosylcobinamide-phosphate synthase CbiB; translated protein: MSLLLALLLDALFGEPPSRLHPVVWMGRYLAWAWRRVRGFPSGAFYWALGALLFALPAFLLDLLLRPLAWGWVVLGLLLKPLFSLRMLLLEVFGVEKALEEGLEAGRRRLSRIVSRRTEDLSAEEVREAALESLAENLSDSLLAPLLYYALFGLGGAALYRYANTADAMWGYPEHGARGAFAARADDLLNLLPARLTGLLLCPPGLWGRLLQEARKTPSPNAGFPMAALALRLGVRLRKRGAYALNPLAPSPKASHTRKALWLVGGLGYGVGLLLAAATGLW
- a CDS encoding HEPN domain-containing protein, with amino-acid sequence MERSRDFLLQAKRDLEQARLSLREGFFEWAAFAAQQAAEKAVKAVFQRLGAVAWGHSVAGLLEELAQKLPVPEALLDAASELDKAYIPSRYPDALPEGAPFQRYRRGEAERLLGHAEAVYAYCEGVLSQMDEGGAPPPPRGGA
- the bluB gene encoding 5,6-dimethylbenzimidazole synthase — translated: MANSSRRTTAFSEAEKAAVYRALLTRRDIRHFRPDPIPEEVLERLYQAFHAAPSVGLTQPWAIVEIRERATKERVFALHQEARARERALFQGKAQRVYDRLRLEGLLEAPLHLAVFQRPVARSLGHHTMPETLAYSVVLAVGNLWTAARAEGIGVGWVSILEPEAVARLLGAPPDYRLLAYLCLGYPRAWPDEPLLERAGWRQREPLLRYRERFP
- the cobJ gene encoding precorrin-3B C(17)-methyltransferase: MGELFLVGMGPGDLPGLTQRAREALEGAEVVIGYSTYVKLLEEMGLLAGKEVVRKGMTEELDRAEEALERALSGQRVALVSGGDPGIYGMAAPVLELMEERGLKRVDGGVGLPGRFAGEEGEVFLAVIPGVTAANAVASLLGSPLAHDTCLISLSDLLTPWPLIERRLHAAGQGDFVVVLYNPQSKRRDWQLRKSAEILLEYRPKETPAALVKSAYRKRQEVALTTLEGLREAEAGMLTTVVIGNRQSRFYEGTFLTPRGYALKYDLDTKEALPGETPGLSLVSPEGASSGRRDA
- a CDS encoding nucleotidyltransferase domain-containing protein, giving the protein MPTVKVFYPRWTREELLLRLEEGLKALEKEVPLLEAWLFGSWARGRASVGSDVDLLLLYQGPRREDLHRLARKAFPGLPLELHAYTEEEAARLEAVLARMREGALRLRP
- a CDS encoding SAM-dependent methyltransferase, which encodes MKLYLIGLGPGDPELLTLKALRLIQRLPVLFYPKEEGREPVALGIARPFLPEGKPLLPLPLFTGGDPKEAERARREAARRVREALSRYGEGGYLVLGDSLLYASPLNLLPHLEGVAVEAVPGISAHQLAAASLLKPIALGEEGFAAVTGLGPVDPEGLDRFQSVFVYKAKDLEALERAFPDREGWAFLRLGMPGERVLPLGAAKGVARDYWTLVGLWRKGGEG